A section of the Pseudomonas fluorescens genome encodes:
- a CDS encoding branched-chain amino acid ABC transporter permease, which produces MDAFIQQLLNGLLSGSLYALVALGYTMVYGILRIINFAHGDVLMIGALVGLSVIRVLQAAFPQMPPVLLLLAAAMIAMAFCAVLAVVIERVAYRRLRNAPRLAPLISGIGVSLLLQTVAMLVWTRNPQMFPQLLPLEPIEVLAGDATHAAVTNATALTTIGVALSLMVGLLLLVERTRFGRAMRAVAENPQVASLMGINPNRIIVMTFAIGGALAALAGIMMASNYGSAHFYMGFLPGIKAFTAAVLGGIGNLKGAMLGGLLLGLIEALGTGYLGAATNGVFGSNYQDVFAFIVLIAVLVFRPQGLLGERLATRA; this is translated from the coding sequence ATGGATGCGTTTATCCAGCAACTGCTCAATGGCTTGCTGTCGGGCAGTCTCTACGCGCTCGTGGCCTTGGGTTACACCATGGTCTACGGCATTTTGCGGATCATCAACTTTGCCCACGGCGATGTATTGATGATTGGCGCGCTGGTGGGCCTGTCGGTGATCCGTGTGCTCCAGGCTGCCTTCCCGCAGATGCCGCCGGTGCTGTTGCTGTTGGCAGCGGCGATGATTGCCATGGCCTTTTGTGCGGTGCTGGCGGTGGTGATCGAGCGTGTCGCTTATCGGCGTTTGCGTAACGCCCCGCGCCTGGCGCCGTTGATCAGTGGTATCGGCGTGTCGCTGTTGTTGCAGACCGTCGCCATGCTGGTCTGGACCCGCAACCCGCAGATGTTCCCGCAATTGCTGCCCCTGGAACCCATCGAAGTGCTGGCCGGCGACGCCACCCACGCCGCCGTGACCAATGCCACCGCGCTGACCACCATTGGCGTGGCGTTGAGCCTGATGGTCGGGCTGTTGCTGCTGGTGGAGCGCACGCGCTTTGGCCGGGCCATGCGCGCCGTGGCCGAGAACCCGCAAGTGGCAAGCCTGATGGGCATCAACCCCAACCGCATTATCGTCATGACCTTCGCCATCGGCGGCGCCCTGGCTGCACTGGCGGGCATCATGATGGCCAGCAACTATGGCAGCGCGCATTTCTATATGGGCTTTTTGCCCGGCATCAAGGCGTTTACCGCCGCCGTGCTGGGCGGCATCGGCAACCTCAAGGGCGCCATGCTCGGCGGCTTGCTGCTGGGGCTGATCGAAGCCCTGGGCACCGGCTACCTGGGGGCTGCCACCAACGGTGTGTTCGGTAGCAACTATCAGGATGTGTTCGCCTTTATCGTGTTGATCGCGGTCCTGGTGTTCCGGCCCCAAGGGTTGCTGGGCGAACGACTGGCGACCCGCGCATGA
- a CDS encoding ABC transporter permease subunit, producing the protein MSLASVVSPSSKRASLGLLLFALALVLAPWIVGHAGGNTWVRTLDFALLYIMLALGLNIVVGYAGLLDMGFIAFYAVGAYLAALLSSPHLLQQFPALLALMPEGMHTSIWLILPLAALLAAGFGVILGAPTLRLRGDYLAIVTLGFGEIIRILLRNLDRPVNLTNGPKGIAQVDPVTLLGVNLGRTQELFGLRLPSVYLYYYLFAALVVLILFACIRLERSRIGRAWMAIREDEEAAQAMGLNTLRLKLLAFAIGAAFGGISGALFASFQGFVSPESFTLNESIAVLAMVVLGGMGHIPGVILGCVLLAALPEALRASMGPLQQALFGQVLVDPEIIRQLFYGLALILAMLYRPAGLWPSRTGGAP; encoded by the coding sequence ATGAGCCTGGCATCCGTTGTGAGCCCTTCGAGCAAGCGTGCCAGCCTGGGCCTGCTGCTGTTCGCCCTGGCCCTGGTGTTGGCCCCGTGGATTGTCGGGCATGCCGGCGGCAACACCTGGGTGCGCACCCTGGATTTTGCCCTGCTGTACATCATGTTGGCCCTGGGCCTGAACATTGTGGTGGGGTATGCCGGCCTGCTGGACATGGGCTTTATCGCCTTCTACGCGGTGGGCGCCTACCTGGCGGCATTGCTTTCCTCGCCCCACCTGTTGCAACAGTTCCCGGCCTTGCTGGCGCTGATGCCGGAGGGCATGCACACCTCGATCTGGCTGATCCTGCCGCTGGCCGCGTTGCTGGCGGCCGGATTCGGGGTGATTCTCGGGGCCCCGACCCTGCGCCTGCGCGGCGACTACCTGGCCATCGTCACCCTGGGCTTTGGCGAGATCATCCGCATCCTGCTGCGTAACCTCGATCGCCCGGTGAACCTCACCAACGGTCCCAAAGGTATCGCCCAGGTCGATCCGGTGACGTTGCTGGGGGTCAACCTGGGCCGCACTCAGGAACTGTTCGGCCTGCGCTTGCCTTCGGTCTACCTCTATTACTACCTGTTCGCCGCGCTGGTGGTGCTGATCCTGTTTGCCTGCATCCGCCTTGAGCGTTCGCGCATCGGCCGCGCATGGATGGCGATCCGCGAGGATGAAGAGGCGGCCCAGGCCATGGGCCTCAATACCCTGCGCCTGAAGCTGCTGGCATTTGCCATCGGCGCGGCGTTCGGCGGTATCAGCGGGGCGTTGTTTGCCTCGTTCCAGGGCTTTGTTTCACCGGAATCCTTCACCCTCAATGAGTCCATCGCCGTGCTGGCCATGGTGGTGCTCGGCGGCATGGGGCATATCCCCGGGGTGATTCTGGGCTGCGTGTTGCTCGCGGCCCTGCCCGAAGCGTTGCGCGCCAGCATGGGCCCCTTGCAGCAGGCGTTGTTTGGCCAGGTGCTGGTGGACCCGGAGATTATCCGCCAGCTGTTCTACGGCCTGGCGCTGATTCTGGCGATGTTGTATCGACCCGCCGGCCTCTGGCCGAGCCGCACAGGAGGTGCACCTTGA
- a CDS encoding ABC transporter ATP-binding protein: MNHPLLQIEKVNKQFGGVAALDDVSLSIEAGEIYGLIGPNGAGKTTFFNVMTGLYTPDSGRFQLDGQEYQPTAVHQVARAGIARTFQNIRLFNAMSALENVMVGRHVRTHNGVWAALSGHSRGREEEAQTRAHAHRLLAYVGLAGFAHYRADSLSYGHQRRLEIARALATEPRLLALDEPAAGMNASEKVQLRSLLEKIRDDGHTLLLIEHDVKLVMGVCDRISVLDYGRVIAVGAPAEVRRHPQVIQAYLGAGAHV; this comes from the coding sequence TTGAACCATCCGTTATTGCAGATCGAGAAGGTCAATAAACAGTTTGGCGGCGTGGCCGCGCTCGATGACGTGAGCTTGAGTATCGAGGCCGGGGAAATCTACGGCCTGATCGGGCCCAATGGCGCCGGCAAGACCACCTTCTTTAATGTGATGACGGGCCTGTACACCCCGGACTCCGGGCGCTTTCAACTCGACGGCCAGGAATACCAGCCCACGGCGGTGCACCAGGTGGCCCGCGCCGGCATCGCGCGCACGTTCCAGAATATCCGCCTGTTCAATGCCATGAGCGCCCTGGAAAACGTCATGGTCGGGCGCCATGTGCGCACCCATAACGGCGTGTGGGCGGCCTTGAGCGGGCATTCGCGCGGGCGCGAGGAAGAAGCGCAGACCCGCGCCCACGCCCATCGCCTGCTGGCCTATGTCGGCCTGGCCGGGTTTGCCCACTACCGCGCCGACAGCCTGTCCTACGGCCACCAGCGGCGCCTGGAAATCGCCCGTGCCCTGGCCACCGAACCGCGCCTGCTGGCCCTCGACGAGCCGGCAGCGGGAATGAATGCCAGTGAAAAAGTGCAACTGCGCAGCCTGCTGGAAAAAATCCGCGACGACGGCCACACCCTGCTGCTGATCGAACACGACGTGAAGCTGGTGATGGGCGTGTGTGACCGCATCAGCGTGTTGGACTACGGTCGCGTGATCGCCGTGGGGGCGCCTGCCGAAGTGCGCCGTCACCCGCAAGTGATCCAGGCCTACCTGGGAGCCGGCGCCCATGTCTGA
- a CDS encoding ABC transporter ATP-binding protein, whose amino-acid sequence MSEALLQIDGLKVRYGAIEAVKSLDLHIDEGERVTLIGANGAGKSSSLKALTGLLPAAAGQIRFAGRSILNLAPHERLTLGIAMVPEGRGIFARMSVLENLQAGAFLRRDPQQVNQEIRQLFEHFPRLEERLHQSAGLLSGGEQQMLALARALLSKPRLLVLDEPSMGLAPIMVEKLFQVIDDVCRQGMTLLLVEQNARLALQVTDRAYVMDTGRISLSGASDSLLDHPEVRSAYLGE is encoded by the coding sequence ATGTCTGAAGCGTTGCTGCAGATTGACGGCCTGAAGGTGCGCTACGGCGCCATCGAGGCGGTCAAGTCCCTGGATCTGCATATTGATGAAGGCGAACGGGTGACGCTGATCGGCGCCAATGGCGCCGGCAAAAGCTCCAGCCTCAAGGCCCTGACTGGGCTGCTGCCGGCCGCTGCGGGGCAGATCCGCTTTGCCGGGCGCTCGATCCTGAACCTGGCGCCCCATGAACGCCTGACCCTGGGCATTGCCATGGTGCCGGAAGGGCGCGGCATTTTTGCGCGCATGAGCGTGCTGGAAAACCTCCAGGCCGGGGCGTTCCTGCGCCGCGACCCACAGCAGGTGAACCAGGAAATCCGCCAGTTGTTCGAGCACTTCCCGCGCCTGGAAGAGCGCTTGCACCAGTCGGCTGGCCTGCTCTCCGGTGGCGAGCAGCAGATGCTTGCCCTGGCCCGCGCGTTGCTGTCCAAACCACGCCTGCTGGTACTCGATGAGCCGTCCATGGGCCTGGCGCCGATCATGGTCGAGAAGCTGTTCCAAGTGATCGACGATGTGTGCCGCCAGGGCATGACATTGCTGCTGGTCGAACAGAATGCCAGGCTGGCCCTGCAAGTGACTGACCGCGCCTATGTGATGGACACCGGGCGCATCAGCCTCAGCGGTGCCAGTGACTCATTGCTCGACCACCCCGAGGTGCGCAGTGCCTACCTCGGTGAATAA
- a CDS encoding branched-chain amino acid ABC transporter substrate-binding protein: MNKTAPFKRVLLLSLALSGVAQADQTVLIGLAGPLTGPSARIGKDLENGAQLAIDQANARHPKINGEAVTFKLVSEDDQSDPRTAVTVAQRLVDEGVVGVVGHWNTGTSIPAARVYHDAGIAQVAPVATGHAYTQQGFDTSFRIMGHDDDGGQVAGDYALKTLKAQRIAVIDDRTAFGQGLADQFVKSIEAGGAKVVAREYVDDKTIDFSAVLTNIRGQNPDLIFFGGVDSQAAPLARRIKQLGIKAPLMGAGGFVSQTFLQLAQNEGEGVIALEPGLAVAQMPGGKAFEEAYKARFKSNIELHAPFAYDGVGVLIAAIEQANSTDPQKYLPVLRAISYPGVTGTIAFDVQGNLQTPSFTVYQVKANQWQPVSVAGGNK; this comes from the coding sequence ATGAACAAGACTGCCCCCTTCAAACGCGTACTGTTGTTGAGCCTGGCCTTGAGCGGTGTGGCCCAGGCCGACCAGACGGTACTGATCGGCCTGGCCGGGCCCTTGACCGGCCCGTCGGCGCGGATCGGCAAAGACCTGGAAAACGGCGCGCAACTGGCCATTGACCAGGCCAACGCCAGGCACCCGAAAATCAATGGCGAGGCGGTGACGTTCAAGCTGGTGTCCGAAGATGACCAGTCCGACCCACGCACCGCCGTCACCGTGGCCCAGCGCCTGGTGGACGAAGGCGTGGTGGGAGTGGTTGGCCACTGGAACACCGGCACCAGCATCCCGGCGGCGCGGGTCTACCACGACGCCGGGATTGCCCAGGTCGCGCCGGTGGCCACCGGTCATGCCTATACCCAGCAAGGTTTCGACACCAGCTTTCGGATCATGGGCCATGACGATGATGGCGGCCAGGTAGCCGGCGACTATGCACTCAAGACCCTCAAGGCGCAGCGCATCGCCGTGATCGACGACCGTACCGCGTTCGGCCAGGGCCTGGCGGACCAGTTCGTCAAATCCATCGAGGCCGGTGGTGCCAAGGTGGTTGCGCGCGAGTATGTGGATGACAAGACCATCGACTTCAGTGCGGTGCTGACCAATATCCGTGGGCAAAACCCGGACCTGATCTTTTTTGGCGGTGTCGACTCCCAGGCTGCACCGCTGGCCCGGCGCATCAAGCAATTGGGGATCAAGGCGCCGTTGATGGGCGCTGGCGGCTTTGTCAGCCAGACCTTCCTGCAACTGGCACAGAACGAAGGCGAGGGCGTGATCGCCCTGGAGCCGGGCCTGGCCGTGGCGCAGATGCCGGGTGGCAAGGCCTTTGAAGAGGCCTATAAGGCACGCTTCAAGAGCAACATCGAGCTGCACGCACCCTTTGCCTATGACGGTGTGGGCGTGCTGATCGCCGCTATCGAACAGGCCAATTCCACCGACCCGCAGAAGTACCTGCCGGTACTGCGCGCCATCAGCTATCCAGGCGTGACCGGGACCATCGCGTTCGATGTCCAGGGCAACCTACAGACCCCGTCGTTCACCGTTTACCAGGTCAAGGCCAATCAATGGCAGCCGGTGAGCGTGGCTGGCGGCAACAAGTAA
- a CDS encoding L-2-amino-thiazoline-4-carboxylic acid hydrolase, translated as MSKLEGELGILARRRIEAEIIKPIYEILVREQGKAFAAAVIGEAVGNAAIQAGKHFAAQEEQGADLKSFVELQVLWEKDDALKVEIIASDAEHYDYDVKRCRYAEMYHEMGLGEIGHLLSCNRDELFIVGYNPNIQLTRTQTIMGGAPSCDFRYHAKPREPRS; from the coding sequence ATGAGCAAACTCGAAGGTGAACTGGGCATCCTGGCCCGCCGGCGCATCGAAGCCGAGATCATCAAGCCGATCTACGAAATCCTCGTGCGCGAGCAGGGCAAGGCCTTTGCCGCAGCGGTGATTGGCGAAGCGGTAGGCAATGCCGCGATCCAGGCAGGCAAGCACTTTGCCGCCCAGGAAGAGCAGGGCGCCGACCTCAAGAGCTTCGTTGAACTGCAAGTGCTGTGGGAAAAGGACGACGCGCTGAAAGTCGAGATCATCGCCAGCGACGCCGAGCACTACGACTATGACGTCAAGCGCTGCCGCTATGCCGAGATGTACCACGAAATGGGCCTGGGCGAGATCGGCCACCTGTTGTCGTGCAATCGCGACGAGCTGTTTATCGTCGGCTACAACCCGAATATTCAATTGACGCGCACCCAGACCATTATGGGTGGCGCGCCAAGCTGTGACTTCCGCTACCACGCCAAGCCCCGGGAGCCACGCTCATGA
- a CDS encoding Zn-dependent hydrolase — translation MSALARVNGERLWDSLMEMAQIGGTAKGGVSRLALTDEDRRGRDLFVAWCTAAGCSIRVDAMGNIFARRAGRHEHLAAVLTGSHGDSQPAGGKFDGIYGVLAGLEVLRTLNDLGIETDRPIEVVNWTNEEGSRFAPAMISSGVYAGVFDLEYGLSREDKAGVTIGQALQQIGYAGPHPVGGQAVHAAYELHIEQGPILEAQDLTIGVVTGAQGQRWYEVELSGRSAHAGTTPMDHRLDALLGFARVVEAVNQIGLAQGAEGRATVGMANIFPNSRNVVPGRVFFSVEFRHPDEVVLAVQDQQLHEAVARIAEGIGLQASVRQIFQYAPIAFDKGCVDVVQAAAEALGYSHRRMISGAGHDACYLNQVAPTAMIFVPCVDGLSHNEAEEIHPHWSTAGADVLLQAILASSRE, via the coding sequence ATGAGCGCTCTGGCCCGGGTCAACGGCGAGCGCCTGTGGGACTCGTTGATGGAAATGGCGCAGATCGGCGGCACCGCCAAGGGCGGCGTTTCGCGCCTGGCCCTGACCGACGAAGACCGACGTGGGCGTGACCTGTTCGTGGCCTGGTGCACCGCGGCCGGGTGCAGCATTCGTGTGGACGCCATGGGCAATATCTTTGCCCGCCGCGCCGGTCGCCATGAGCACTTGGCTGCGGTGTTGACCGGCTCCCACGGTGACTCGCAGCCAGCGGGTGGCAAGTTCGATGGCATCTACGGCGTGCTGGCCGGCCTTGAAGTGCTGCGCACCTTGAACGACCTGGGCATCGAGACCGACCGGCCGATCGAGGTGGTCAACTGGACCAACGAAGAAGGCTCGCGCTTTGCCCCGGCGATGATTTCCTCGGGGGTATATGCCGGGGTGTTCGATCTGGAATACGGTTTGTCCCGCGAAGACAAGGCCGGCGTGACCATCGGCCAGGCGCTGCAACAGATCGGCTACGCCGGCCCGCACCCGGTGGGTGGGCAGGCGGTGCATGCGGCGTATGAGCTGCATATCGAGCAGGGCCCGATCCTTGAGGCCCAGGACCTGACCATCGGCGTCGTCACCGGGGCCCAGGGCCAGCGTTGGTATGAGGTCGAGCTGAGTGGGCGCAGCGCCCATGCCGGCACCACACCCATGGATCATCGCCTGGATGCGCTGCTGGGCTTTGCCCGGGTGGTGGAGGCGGTCAACCAGATCGGCCTGGCTCAAGGCGCCGAAGGGCGGGCGACGGTAGGCATGGCCAATATCTTCCCCAACTCGCGCAATGTGGTGCCGGGGCGGGTGTTTTTCAGCGTCGAGTTCCGCCATCCCGATGAGGTGGTGCTGGCCGTGCAGGATCAGCAATTGCACGAGGCGGTGGCGCGGATCGCCGAGGGCATTGGCCTGCAGGCCAGTGTCAGGCAAATCTTCCAGTACGCGCCGATTGCCTTCGACAAGGGGTGCGTGGACGTGGTGCAGGCCGCAGCCGAGGCGCTGGGCTACAGCCATCGGCGGATGATCTCCGGGGCAGGGCATGATGCCTGCTACCTGAACCAGGTCGCGCCGACGGCGATGATCTTCGTGCCGTGCGTGGATGGCTTGAGCCATAACGAGGCGGAAGAGATCCACCCGCATTGGTCGACGGCCGGGGCGGATGTGCTGTTGCAGGCGATTCTGGCTTCGTCGCGTGAGTGA
- a CDS encoding amidase: MSLVKPTHAGYFFGQSIITLAERLRAGSLSSVELTQAALDSIERLNPLLNAFVQVDASVALAQARKADALLAQGLDLGPLHGIPVAVKDNIDTFDYVTTYGSAHFDGFQPDHDALCVQRVREAGAVIIGKTLTHEFAYGPTGDRSLQGAARNPWDARCITGGSSAGSAAAVASGMVPLALGTDTGGSIRIPAALCGAVGFKPSFASVPVTGVFPLSSSLDHVGPIANHVEDARLLFEVLAARTCAPAANPQPLRVGWITRGSLGPVDAEVDQQVYQAARQLFGDALQETDELQKMAAGMKDTLQTLQRAEAFAVHAERMRDAPHKFDPEVRERLEVSSEVRGWQYIRAQATQAQYKAAMARLFEDYDWLVSPTVPITATQVNARQVRVGEQDIDVRAAVLSHTSAWNLTGLPSISLPVGHVRGMPVGLQVIGAAGTDDRLLQVMSRLFVRITGGG, from the coding sequence ATGAGCCTGGTGAAGCCTACCCACGCTGGATACTTTTTTGGTCAATCGATCATCACGCTGGCCGAGCGCCTGCGTGCCGGCAGCCTGAGCAGTGTCGAGCTGACGCAAGCGGCGCTGGACAGTATCGAACGCTTGAACCCGCTATTGAATGCATTCGTCCAAGTCGATGCATCCGTGGCACTGGCCCAGGCCCGCAAGGCCGACGCGCTGTTGGCCCAGGGCCTGGACCTGGGCCCGCTGCACGGCATACCGGTGGCGGTCAAAGACAACATCGACACGTTTGACTACGTCACCACCTACGGCTCGGCGCATTTCGACGGTTTCCAGCCGGACCACGATGCACTGTGCGTACAACGGGTGCGCGAGGCCGGGGCGGTGATTATCGGCAAGACCTTGACCCACGAATTCGCCTACGGCCCGACCGGCGACCGTTCACTGCAGGGTGCGGCGCGCAACCCGTGGGATGCCCGTTGCATCACCGGCGGCTCCAGCGCAGGCAGTGCCGCGGCGGTGGCCAGCGGTATGGTGCCGCTGGCGCTGGGTACTGACACCGGCGGCTCGATCCGCATTCCGGCGGCCTTGTGCGGTGCGGTCGGCTTCAAGCCCTCGTTCGCCAGCGTGCCGGTGACGGGCGTATTCCCGCTGTCATCGAGCCTCGACCACGTCGGCCCTATCGCCAACCACGTTGAAGATGCGCGCCTGTTGTTTGAAGTGCTGGCCGCACGCACCTGTGCCCCTGCTGCCAACCCGCAGCCGCTGCGGGTTGGCTGGATCACCCGTGGCAGCCTCGGCCCGGTCGACGCCGAGGTGGATCAACAGGTCTACCAGGCAGCGCGGCAGTTGTTTGGCGACGCGTTGCAGGAGACCGACGAACTGCAAAAAATGGCGGCGGGCATGAAGGACACCTTGCAGACATTGCAACGTGCCGAAGCCTTTGCGGTACATGCCGAACGCATGCGCGATGCGCCGCACAAATTTGACCCTGAGGTGCGCGAGCGCCTTGAGGTGTCGAGCGAGGTCAGAGGCTGGCAGTACATTCGCGCACAGGCCACCCAGGCACAGTACAAAGCGGCCATGGCCCGGTTGTTCGAAGACTATGACTGGCTGGTTTCACCCACTGTGCCGATTACCGCCACACAGGTGAACGCGCGCCAAGTGCGCGTGGGCGAACAGGACATTGATGTACGCGCCGCCGTACTCAGCCATACCAGCGCCTGGAACCTCACCGGACTGCCCTCGATCAGCCTGCCGGTAGGGCACGTGAGGGGTATGCCGGTGGGGTTACAGGTGATAGGCGCGGCTGGCACGGACGATCGGTTGTTGCAAGTGATGAGCCGGCTGTTTGTGCGGATTACAGGGGGTGGCTGA
- a CDS encoding MFS transporter, with amino-acid sequence MNSPPIPSFRYQIFFLIMLMALLNYIDRGAIAYASASILPEYGFDKADWGNVLGYFGYGYILGALVGGILADRFGAKRIWLIAGGTWSIFEIATAFAGDFGLAFLGGSAMAGFATIRVLFGFAEGPAYSVINKSVANWATPKERGFVVAVGLLSTPLGALLTAPVAVGLQTLTGSWRSMFVVLGVVSLALLVFFMTRFTNTPDENPRVSKAELDFLRKERAEAANASTPTTSVAPIWHFFKNKDLLFNAVGYFSFVYVTFLLLTWTPKYLQDEFHYNLSSLWYMGMIPWTGACFTVLLGGKISDLLLRHTGNLKVARSWLAATCLLLTTLCFIMVSQAQTVWGVIALMTLANALNALPNSVYWAVVIDTAPSNRVGAYSGMTHFIANTASFIAPMLTGYLTVRYGYSSMFVAAAVATALGMSAMLMVRPGGRQVAPSSQPAVV; translated from the coding sequence ATGAACAGCCCCCCTATCCCGTCTTTCCGCTACCAGATTTTCTTCCTGATCATGCTCATGGCCTTGCTCAACTACATCGACCGTGGCGCGATTGCCTACGCGTCGGCGAGCATTCTTCCCGAGTATGGTTTCGACAAAGCCGACTGGGGCAATGTCCTGGGCTACTTCGGTTACGGCTACATCCTTGGGGCATTGGTCGGCGGCATTCTGGCCGACCGCTTTGGTGCCAAGCGCATCTGGCTGATCGCCGGTGGCACTTGGTCGATCTTCGAAATCGCCACGGCATTTGCCGGCGACTTCGGGCTGGCGTTTCTCGGCGGCTCGGCCATGGCCGGTTTCGCCACAATCCGCGTGCTGTTCGGCTTTGCCGAAGGTCCGGCCTACTCGGTGATCAACAAGAGCGTGGCCAACTGGGCCACGCCCAAGGAGCGCGGTTTTGTGGTCGCAGTCGGCCTCTTGAGTACCCCATTGGGTGCATTGCTCACCGCGCCAGTGGCTGTGGGCCTGCAAACCCTGACCGGCAGTTGGCGCAGCATGTTCGTGGTGTTGGGCGTGGTCAGCCTGGCGCTGCTGGTGTTTTTCATGACGCGCTTCACCAACACCCCGGATGAAAACCCGCGCGTGTCCAAGGCCGAACTCGACTTCCTGCGCAAAGAGCGCGCCGAGGCCGCCAATGCGTCGACGCCCACTACCAGCGTTGCGCCGATCTGGCACTTCTTCAAGAACAAGGACCTGCTGTTCAACGCCGTCGGGTACTTCTCGTTTGTGTACGTGACATTCCTGCTGCTGACCTGGACCCCCAAATACCTACAGGACGAGTTCCACTACAACCTGTCGTCGCTGTGGTACATGGGCATGATCCCGTGGACCGGCGCCTGCTTCACTGTGCTGCTGGGCGGCAAGATTTCGGACTTGCTGCTGCGCCACACCGGCAACCTGAAAGTCGCCCGCAGCTGGCTGGCCGCGACCTGCCTGCTGCTGACAACCTTGTGTTTCATCATGGTTTCCCAAGCCCAGACCGTATGGGGTGTGATTGCCCTGATGACGTTGGCCAACGCGCTCAATGCCCTGCCCAACTCCGTCTACTGGGCCGTGGTCATCGACACTGCGCCGTCCAATCGGGTGGGTGCCTACAGCGGCATGACGCACTTTATCGCCAACACCGCGTCGTTTATCGCCCCCATGCTGACCGGCTACCTGACCGTGCGTTACGGCTATTCATCGATGTTCGTGGCCGCCGCCGTGGCCACGGCGCTGGGCATGAGCGCCATGCTGATGGTGCGCCCGGGCGGGCGTCAGGTTGCCCCGTCCTCTCAACCCGCTGTTGTTTGA
- a CDS encoding LacI family DNA-binding transcriptional regulator, whose translation MPSQSRPATLKSMATALGVHVSTVSRVLNGDPAGVERAASAEVVARIRELAKELDYRPNTQASSLKLRKSQEICVLMPRLTDLVMATIYDSIDSAAEQAGYLTFVSNTDDQQPRQMARAEHALRRSVAGLIVGDSHVGESQPLLELLTRKHIPYVLVSRQIAGHLAACSDDERGGWLAAEHLYQLGCRDVAILAGERHASTGADRTRGFTRFYREQGITLRPEWTLNGPFDSLTGHRQGEYLLGLDPRPQAFFAVNDFLAIGLMGAARDRGLMPGKDIAVVGFNDIPLANELMVALTSVRLPLADMGRHAVELLLKRIEGEAAESIIVAPQLQVRASSSLLR comes from the coding sequence ATGCCGAGCCAATCTCGCCCAGCCACCTTGAAGTCCATGGCGACCGCACTTGGCGTGCATGTCTCCACGGTGTCCCGGGTACTCAACGGCGACCCGGCCGGGGTCGAGCGCGCGGCGTCTGCCGAAGTGGTGGCGCGTATCCGGGAGTTGGCAAAAGAGCTGGATTATCGGCCGAACACGCAGGCATCTAGCCTGAAACTGCGCAAAAGCCAGGAGATCTGTGTGCTGATGCCGCGCCTCACCGACCTGGTGATGGCGACTATTTACGACAGCATTGACAGTGCGGCCGAACAGGCCGGCTACCTGACCTTCGTTTCCAATACCGACGACCAGCAGCCACGGCAGATGGCGCGTGCCGAACACGCCTTGCGCCGCTCGGTGGCAGGGCTGATCGTCGGTGACTCCCATGTGGGCGAAAGCCAGCCGCTGCTGGAGCTTTTGACGCGCAAGCATATTCCCTATGTGCTGGTCAGCCGGCAGATTGCCGGGCATCTGGCGGCGTGCAGTGACGATGAACGGGGTGGCTGGCTGGCGGCCGAGCACTTGTACCAGTTGGGCTGTCGCGATGTGGCCATCCTGGCGGGGGAGCGGCATGCCTCGACCGGAGCTGATCGCACCCGCGGTTTTACCCGCTTTTACCGTGAGCAAGGCATCACGCTACGCCCGGAGTGGACGCTCAATGGCCCTTTTGACAGCCTGACCGGGCACCGCCAGGGCGAGTATCTGCTGGGCCTTGACCCTCGGCCCCAGGCGTTTTTCGCGGTCAATGACTTCCTGGCCATTGGCCTGATGGGCGCCGCCCGTGACAGGGGCTTGATGCCGGGCAAGGACATTGCCGTGGTGGGCTTCAACGACATACCGCTGGCCAACGAATTGATGGTTGCGCTGACCAGCGTGCGCCTGCCGCTGGCTGACATGGGCCGGCATGCGGTTGAGCTGTTGCTCAAGCGAATCGAGGGTGAAGCTGCCGAGTCGATTATCGTGGCACCGCAGTTGCAGGTGCGGGCGAGTTCGTCCCTGTTGCGCTGA